From a region of the Tachypleus tridentatus isolate NWPU-2018 chromosome 1, ASM421037v1, whole genome shotgun sequence genome:
- the LOC143248439 gene encoding uncharacterized protein LOC143248439: MKIVKSFHVFLFLSCAILFMEFQQARGTVVRALGLKLLLRLKNALFIPIPIPIITGTSEYHSTLFSSYNSHSFEDYSHNPWNIYESNELWNNNYGSSQYWGSD; the protein is encoded by the exons ATGAAGATCGTAAAGTCGTTTCACGTTTTCCTCTTCTTGTCTTGTGCGATTCTTTTTATGGAGTTCCAACAAGCGCGTGGAACGGTGGTTAGGGCTTTAGGCCTCAAACTTCTGCTTAGATTGAAAAATGCTCTCTTTATTCCTATTCCCATACCCATAATAACTGG aaCATCAGAATATCACAGTACTTTATTCTCCAGTTACAACTCCCATTCTTTTGAGGATTACAGCCACAACCCGTGGAATATTTATGAATCTAATGAACTGTGGAATAATAATTATGGGTCTTCCCAGTACTGGGGTTCTGATTAA